The Mugil cephalus isolate CIBA_MC_2020 chromosome 11, CIBA_Mcephalus_1.1, whole genome shotgun sequence genome includes a window with the following:
- the kif13a gene encoding kinesin-like protein KIF13A isoform X2, whose amino-acid sequence MSDTKVKVAVRVRPMNRREIELNTKCVLDMEDNQTVLHPPPSNAKGESRKQPKVFAFDHCFWSMDESNVPKYAGQEVVFKCLGEGILENAFQGYNACIFAYGQTGSGKSFSMMGNGEQPGLIPRLCCSLFERVRREENEAHSFKVEVSYMEIYNEKVRDLLDPKGGRQSLKVREHKVLGPYVDGLSQLAVTNFEDIEVLMSEGNKSRTVAATNMNEESSRSHAVFSIIVTQTLYDLQSGNSGEKVSKLSLVDLAGSERVSKTGAAGERLKEGSNINKSLTTLGCVISALADQSAGKGKAKFVPYRDSVLTWLLKDNLGGNSKTAMIATVSPAADNYEETLSTLRYADRAKRIVNHAVVNEDPNARIIRELREEVEKLKVQLSQAESMKAPELKEKLQESEKLIQEMTVTWEEKLRKTEEIATERQKQLESMGISLETSGIKVGEDKCFLVNLNADPALNELLVYYLKEHTRVGADTSQDIQLFGIGIQPEHCVLELCPDGDVTLMPIGNARTCVNGTMIDSLVHLWHGDRILWGNNHFFRINLPKRKRRDRLKELERASPRESFVEADVETASEASSEQDYSYEFAQMEVMMKTLGSNDPMQNVVQVLEKQYLEEKRTALEEQRMMYERELESLRQQLSPEKTAQHHRSSSDRLPFATHTPHGKLRLWTEERDELFRQSLSRLREQVVKANTLVREANFLAEEMNKLTDYQVTLQIPAANLSANRKRGAIVSEPAIQVRRKGKGTQVWTIEKLENKLVDMRDHYRDWKEGTEETCNKANSKHCDPFYEAQENHNLIGVANIFLECLFHDVKLQYAVPIISQQGEVAGRLHVELMRVSGPVPERLSGGDDSSENSSESSFYEVMDTNGEIVHMAKRLTCRVRIREATGLPLNLSNFVFCQYTFWEHGEPAVAPPMVSPDRPSPRSPDAQFTVQFDHCKDYVVHVTDEFLEFISDGALAIEVWGHRCAGNGRSLWELDALEAKTQTLRDRWSEVSRRIELWISIQELNEQGEYSSVELHPGRDISTGGVFQLRQGHSRRLQVYVKPVQNSGTLPLLVEALLSVSIGCVSVRSTKLQRPLDSYQRETEDDMDSYQEEDLNCVRERWSDALIKRREYLDEQIKKIINKHEKSEEDIEREARLVEQWVGLTEERNAVLVPAPGSGIPGAPADWTPPAGMEAHIPVLFLDLNADNLTVNEQLTGPHAAGVNSILPKEHGSQFFYLPIIRHSDEEVSAVCSWDSSIHDSVHLNRVTSPNERIYLIIKATVQLSHPASMELVLRKRIAVNIYNKQSFTQSLKRRMSLKNTLYSCGVSYEIVSNIPKASEEPEERETLALMAARGDSEETQDGETYIEKYTRGVLEVENILSLERLRQAVTVKEALAVKGRHLRRSISTPNVQHYSCSKTDLTGCEDEDCKDHCDHVDTNTNCSPLDGQLCTTPIKNKENSALVPESPTFFGSSPFKVLSPQPPKFLQSLLPVREENKAKKALEARPLLGLEQSMRSCVDSPALLPSPCPWHRPRAGSEGHCKPSTSTSTSTSTSTSTPTSTPTSRQLSHTLPHTAQDSEDEETDVGSTLNLDRGLQNQSSLQPYVPEDFANFEIYNATLDNQEGFRSKGSRCGGGSGEREVSRSPTASSCTSGYFSHSASNATLSDMPFSASESSDHLSCASRDSHDALGCPAGRGCAQTKCLSAGGDAQQPPLSAGAVQDLPIRSSSSPVSIPNCTDKRQSFTQSDKCVLSTSQEFTDFKGADDTIGEVDIEPFTEGWEHEHSEISTNGKATDNVETRDADNQFVSEVPGTLKTSNPESATCKCPDNEDPVSVTESSPNTTIVCTSVSSQAPPPSPAVIISPAPVPPPASLAPVTPLSTASSSAPAPRAGGEPPIQEPAQGDLPHGSPCPSPNPSSAEPSGDSSGDESTPVAQLPDWMAPGEQVWVGKRRGTVHYVGGVEFAKGIWIGVKLDMAVGKHNGTVQGRVYFRCPPGHGVFVKPSRLTRGPPSMDTEPQTVIR is encoded by the exons GAAACAACCCAAG GTGTTCGCTTTTGACCACTGTTTCTGGTCCATGGATGAGTCCAACGTTCCTAAATATGCCG GTCAAGAGGTTGTGTTCAAGTGCCTTGGAGAGGGAATACTTGAAAATGCATTCCAGGGATACAATGCCTGCATATTTGCCTATGGACAAACAG GCTCAGGAAAGTCCTTCTCCATGATGGGCAATGGAGAGCAGCCAGGTTTAATCCCTCGACTTTGCTGCTCGCTGTTTGAAAGGGTCCGCAGAGAGGAGAACGAGGCCCACTCCTTTAAGGTGGAAGTGTCCTACATGGAGATCTACAATGAGAAGGTCCGCGACCTGCTAGATCCCAAAGG gGGCCGACAGTCCCTGAAAGTTCGGGAACACAAAGTCCTGGGTCCATATGTGGACGGTCTGTCTCAGCTGGCTGTGACCAACTTTGAG GACATTGAAGTGTTGATGTCTGAGGGGAACAAATCTCGCACGGTCGCAGCCACCAACATGAACGAGGAGAGCAGCCGATCTCATGCCGTCTTCAGCATCATTGTCACACAGACGCTCTACGATCTGCAGTCTGGA AATTCAGGGGAGAAGGTGAGCAAGTTGAGTCTGGTCGACCTGGCGGGAAGCGAGCGAGTGTCCAAGACTGGAGCTGCAGGGGAGAGACTCAAAGAAGGCAGTAATATCAAcaa GTCTCTCACCACATTAGGCTGTGTGATCTCTGCCCTAGCTGATCAGTCTGCAGGGAAGGGGAAGGCCAAGTTTGTGCCTTACAGAGACTCGGTCCTCACATGGCTACTGAAG GACAACCTTGGCGGGAACAGCAAGACTGCCATGATAGCCACAGTGAGTCCCGCCGCCGATAACTACGAAGAGACGTTGTCCACGCTGCGTTATGCCGACAGGGCCAAGAGGATCGTCAACCACGCTGTGGTGAACGAGGACCCCAATGCTCGGATCATCAGAGAGCTCAGGGAAGAGGTGGAGAAGCTCAAAGTTCAGCTCTCTCAGGCCGAG TCCATGAAGGCTCCTGAGCtgaaggagaagctgcaggaatCGGAGAAGCTAATTCAGGAGATGACTGTCACCTGGGAGGAGAAGCTGAGAAAGACGGAGGAGATCGCTACT GAGCgtcagaagcagctggaaagcATGGGTATCTCTTTGGAAACATCTGGGATTAAAGTGGGTGAAGACAAGTGTTTCCTGGTCAATCTGAACGCAGATCCTGCCCTGAACGAGCTGCTGGTCTACTACCTGAAG GAGCACACACGTGTGGGCGCAGACACGTCTCAGGATATTCAGCTCTTTGGGATCGGGATCCAGCCGGAACACTGCGTCCTGGAGCTTTGCCCAGATGGTGATGTCACCCTGATGCCCATAGGGAATGCCAG GACATGTGTGAATGGTACAATGATCGATTCATTAGTACACCTGTGGCACGGAGACCGTATCTTATGGGGGAACAATCACTTCTTCAG GATCAATCTGCCCAAACGAAAGCGGCGGGACCGCttgaaggagctggagagggcCTCTCCCAGAGAGAGCTTCGTGGAGGCAGACGTGGAGACGGCCAGCGAGGCCTCTTCTGAGCAGGACTATAGCTACGAGTTTGCCCAGATGGAGGTCATGATGAAGACTCTCGGAAGCAATG ACCCCATGCAGAATGTGGTCCAGGTGCTGGAGAAGCAGTACCTGGAGGAGAAGCGCACGGCTCTGGAGGAACAGAGGATGATGTATGAACGAGAGCTGGAGTCTCTGCGGCAGCAGCTGTCTCCTGAAAAGACGGCGCAGCACCACCGCAGCAGCAGCGACCGCCTTCCGTTCGCGACGCACACACCGCACGGCAAGCTGCGACTCTGGACCGAGGAGCG ggaTGAGCTTTTTCGTCAGAGCCTTTCCCGGCTCAGGGAGCAGGTTGTCAAAGCCAACACTTTGGTGCGAGAAGCAAACTTTTTGGCCGAGGAGATGAACAAACTCACCGACTACCAGGTCACTCTTCAAATTCCTGCAGCCAACCTCAGCGCCAACCGCAAG CGTGGAGCAATAGTGAGCGAACCGGCCATACAGGTGCGGAGGAAAGGGAAGGGAACCCAGGTGTGGACCATCGAGAAGCTGGAGAACAAGCTTGTGGACATGAGAGACCACTACAGAGACTGGAAAGAAGGCACAGAGGAGACG TGTAACAAAGCCAACAGTAAACACTGCGATCCGTTCTACGAGGCCCAAGAGAACCACAACCTGATAGGAGTGGCCAACATTTTTCTAGAGTGCCTTTTCCATGACGTCAAACTGCAGTATGCTGTCCCCATCATCAGCCAGCAGGGAGAG gtagCAGGCAGGTTGCACGTAGAGCTGATGCGAGTTAGTGGACCTGTACCGGAGCGCCTGTCTGGGGGAGACGACTCATCGGAGAACTCCAGCGAGAGTAGCTTTTACGAGGTCATGGACACCAACGGAGAGATCGTCCACATGGCAAAGAGGCTCACCTGCAGG GTGAGGATCAGGGAGGCCACGGGGCTGCCGCTCAACTTGTCCAACTTCGTCTTCTGTCAGTACACCTTCTGGGAGCATGGGGAGCCCGCCGTGGCTCCTCCCATGGTCAGCCCAGACAGACCTTCGCCCCGAAGCCCAGACGCTCAGTTCACTGTCCAGTTCGATCACTGCAAG GACTACGTTGTGCACGTAACCGATGAGTTTTTAGAGTTTATATCGGATGGGGCGTTGGCGATAGAGGTGTGGGGTCACCGCTGTGCTGGAAACGGACGCTCGCTTTGGGAGTTAGATGCACTGGAGGCCAAGACCCAGACGCTTCGAGACAG GTGGAGCGAGGTGTCCCGCAGGATCGAGCTGTGGATCTCCATACAGGAGCTGAACGAGCAGGGAGAGTACTCATCCGTGGAGCTGCACCCCGGAAGAGACATCAGCACAGGAGGAGTCTTCCAGCTGCGACAG GGTCACTCCAGGAGGCTGCAGGTGTACGTGAAGCCGGTCCAGAACTCAGGCACTCTCCCTCTGCTGGTGGAGGCtctgctgtctgtctctatCGGCTGCGTGTCCGTTCGCTCCACCAAACTGCAGAGACCACTCGACAGCTACCAG AGAGAGACGGAAGACGATATGGATAGTTACCAG GAAGAGGATCTCAACTGTGTTAGAGAGCGCTGGTCGGATGCGCTGATCAAACGCCGGGAGTATCTTGATGAACAAATCAAGAAAATCATCAACAAGCATG AAAAATCAGAGGAGGACATTGAGCGTGAAGCTCGGCTGGTGGAGCAATGGGTTGGCCTGACCGAAGAGAGGAATGCAGTGCTGGTACCTGCACCTGGCAGTGGCATCCCGGGAGCTCCTGCagactg GACTCCACCTGCAGGGATGGAAGCTCACATTCCTGTACTCTTCCTGGATTTAAACG CGGATAATCTGACAGTGAATGAGCAGCTGACCGGCCCACATGCCGCAGGCGTTAACTCCATCCTGCCCAAAGAACACGGCAGCCAGTTCTTCTATCTGCCCATCATCAGGCACAGCGATGAGGAG GTGTCCGCAGTGTGCTCGTGGGACTCGTCCATCCATGACTCTGTGCACCTCAACCGGGTCACATCGCCCAATGAACGCATCTACCTGATCATCAAAGCCACGGTGCAGCTCAGCCACCCTGCCTCCATGGAGCTGGTGCTCCGCAAGAGGATTGCTGTCAACATCTACAACAAACAG AGTTTTACTCAGAGTCTCAAGAGAAGAATGTCCCTCAAGAACACTCTTTACTCCTGTGGTGTGAGTTACGAGATAGTCTCCAACATACCAAAG GCCTCGGAGGAGCCGGAGGAGAGGGAAACCTTGGCCCTCATGGCGGCTCGCGGGGACAGCGAGGAGACTCAGGACGGAGAAACCTACATAGAGAAATACACACGAGGAGTTCTGGAAGTGGAGAACATCCTGAGTCTGGAGAGGCTACGACAG GCTGTGACGGTAAAGGAAGCTCTGGCTGTTAAGGGGAGACACTTGCGGAGGAGTATCAGCACACCAAATGTACAGCAT TATTCATGTAGTAAAACAGACCTGACTGGTTGTGAGGATGAAGACTGTAAG GACCACTGTGATCACGTAGACACCAACACTAACTGCAGTCCTCTGGATGGCCAACTTTGCACCACACCAATAAAAAACAAGGAGAACTCAG CCTTGGTTCCAGAGAGTCCCACCTTTTTCGGCTCCAGCCCCTTCAAAGTCCTCTCCCCTCAGCCGCCTAAATTCCTCCAGTCCCTGCTTCCTGTCAGAGAGGAGAACAAGGCGAAGAAAGCCCTGGAGGCCCGGCCGCTACTCGGACTAGAG CAGAGCATGCGCTCATGCGTGGACAGCCCTGCACTGCTCCCCTCTCCCTGCCCCTGGCACAGACCCAGGGCAGGCAGCGAGGGCCACTGCAAgccttccacctccacctccacctccacctctaccTCCActtccacccccacctccactcCCACCAGCAGACAGCTCAGCCACACACTGCCACACACTGCT CAGGACTCTGAGGACGAGGAGACGGACGTGGGCTCGACTCTAAATCTCGATCGCGGCCTTCAGAACCAAAGCAGCTTGCAGCCTTACGTCCCGGAGGACTTTGCAAACTTCGAGATCTACAACGCCACTCTGGACAACCAGGAGGGCTTTCGCTCCAAGGGAAGCCGGTGCGGAGGCGGGAGCGGAGAGCGAGAGGTGTCCCGGAGCCCCACCGCTAGCAGCTGCACTAGCGGCTACTTTTCACACAGTGCCTCCAACGCCACGCTGTCCGACATGCCTTTCAGTGCCAGTGAGAGCTCTGACCACCTCAGCTGCGCCTCCAGAGACTCCCACGATGCTCTCGGGTGTCCTGCCGGAAGAGGCTGCGCCCAAACCAAGTGTCTCTCTGCGGGTGGTGACGCCCAGCAGCCCCCTCTGTCAGCCGGCGCCGTTCAGGACCTGCCTATCCGTTCATCCTCCTCGCCTGTCAGTATTCCCAATTGCACAGATAAGCGGCAGTCGTTCACTCAGTCGGACAAATGTGTCCTTAGCACCAGCCAGGAGTTTACTGACTTTAAAGGGGCTGATGACACTATTGGAGAGGTTGACATAGAACCTTTTACCGAAGGATGGGAGCATGAACACTCAGAGATTTCTACAAACGGGAAGGCAACAGATAACGTTGAAACACGTGACGCTGACAATCAGTTCGTCTCTGAAGTCCCCGGTACTCTAAAGACATCTAATCCTGAAAGTGCAACGTGCAAATGTCCTGATAATGAAGACCCTGTTAGTGTAACCGAATCCTCCCCTAACACCACTATAGTTTGCACTTCAGTCTCCAGCCAAGCCCCGCCTCCATCCCCGGCCGTAATTATTTCCCCTGCACCAGTTCCGCCTCCAGCATCACTAGCCCCGGTCACACCCTTATCCACGGCCTCGTCCTCTGCTCCAGCTCCACGGGCCGGAGGAGAACCTCCGATCCAGGAGCCAGCCCAGGGAGATCTGCCCCATGGCAGTCCGTGTCCCAGTCCCAACCCCAGCAGCGCAGAGCCCTCCGGAGACTCAAGTGGGGATGAGAGCACCCCCGTAGCTCAGCTTCCTGACTGGATGGCGCCTGGGGAGCAGGTGTGGgtgggaaagaggagaggaaccGTTCACTATGTGGGAGGGGTGGAGTTCGCTAAGGGGATCTGGATCGGTGTGAAGCTGGACATGGCAGTCG GTAAACACAACGGGACCGTCCAGGGCAGAGTGTACTTCCGCTGCCCCCCAGGCCACGGCGTCTTTGTGAAGCCGTCTCGTCTCACCAGAGGTCCACCCTCCATGGACACAGAACCCCAGACTGTGATCAGATAG